In a single window of the Mustela nigripes isolate SB6536 chromosome 17, MUSNIG.SB6536, whole genome shotgun sequence genome:
- the PHAF1 gene encoding phagosome assembly factor 1 — translation MLDLEVVPERSLGNEQWEFTLGMPLAQAVAILQKHCRIIKNVQVLYSEQSPLSHDLILNLTQDGIKLLFDAFNQRLKVIEVYDLTKVKLKYCGVHFNSQAIAPTIEQIDQSFGATHPGVYNSAEQLFHLNFRGLSFSFQLDSWTEAPKYEPNFAHGLASLQIPHGATVKRMYIYSGNSLQDTKAPVMPLSCFLGNVYAESVDVLRDGTGPSGLRLRLLAAGCGPGLLADAKMRVFERSVYFGDSCQDVLSMLGSPHKVFYKSEDKMKIHSPSPHKQVPSKCNDYFFNYFTLGVDILFDANTHKVKKFVLHTNYPGHYNFNIYHRCEFKIPLAIKKENADGQTETCTTYSKWDNIQELLGHPVEKPVVLHRSSSPNNTNPFGSTFCFGLQRMIFEVMQNNHIASVTLYGPPRPGAHLRTAELP, via the exons ATGCTGGATCTGGAGGTAGTGCCCGAACGCTCTCTAGGGAACGAGCAATGGGAATTCACGCTGG GAATGCCTCTGGCTCAGGCAGTAGCCATTCTTCAGAAGCACTGTCGCATCATCAAAAATGTCCAGGTTCTCTACAGTGAACAG tctccTCTAAGCCATGACCTCATCCTTAACCTGACTCAGGACGGGATCAAACTGCTGTTTGATGCTTTCAATCAGAGACTTAAG gtgattGAAGTATATGACTTGACTAAAGTAAAGTTAAAATATTG TGGAGTGCACTTCAACTCTCAGGCCATAGCTCCCACCATTGAGCAGATTGACCAGTCTTTCGGTGCGACCCATCCTGGAG TGTACAACTCCGCTGAGCAGCTCTTCCACCTCAACTTCAGAGgactgtctttctcttttcagttaGACTCTTGGACCGAGGCTCCCAAGTACGAG CCTAATTTTGCCCACGGCTTAGCTTCTCTCCAGATACCCCATGGGGCAACTGTGAAACGAATGTACATCTACAGTGGAAACAGCCTACAGGATACAAA GGCTCCCGTGATGCCCCTGAGCTGTTTCCTTGGCAATGTGTATGCTGAGAGTGTGGATGTTCTTCGAGATGGAACTGGACCCTCAGGTTTACGACTTCGGCTACTTGCTGCAG GTTGTGGACCTGGTCTATTAGCAGATGCCAAGATGCGGGTATTTGAACGTTCAGTGTATTTTGGTGATTCCTGCCAAGATGTTCTTAGCATGCTTGGTTCTCCACACAAGGTCTTCTATAAGTCAGAAGACAAG ATGAAAATTCATTCTCCTTCCCCTCATAAACAAGTTCCATCCAAGTGCAATGACTACTTTTTTAACTACTTCACTCTTGGAGTG GATATCCTCTTTGATGCAAATACACACAAAGTGAAGAAGTTTGTCCTACACACGAATTACCCTGGGCATTATAATTTTAACAT TTATCACCGCTGTGAGTTCAAGATCCCACTAGCCATAAAGAAAG AAAATGCAGACGGTCAGACAGAAACATGCACAACCTACAGCAAG TGGGACAACATCCAGGAGCTCCTGGGCCACCCTGTGGAGAAACCTGTTGTCCTGCACAG GTCTTCCTCCCCAAACAACACCAACCCATTTGGCTCTACATTCTGCTTTGGTCTTCAGCGGATGATCTTTGAG GTTATGCAGAATAACCATATTGCCTCAGTGACCCTGTATGGCCCCCCCAGGCCTGGTGCCCACCTGAGAACAGCAGAGCTCCCCTAA